From a region of the Salminus brasiliensis chromosome 4, fSalBra1.hap2, whole genome shotgun sequence genome:
- the pdcd2 gene encoding programmed cell death protein 2 isoform X1, whose amino-acid sequence MAENDSHSEKETGVVLGFLEEAEPWQLHSAQFPSKVGGKPAWLSHVHLPGHPELVCEKCKLPLGFLLQVYAPIVGIERSFHRTLYVFCCRTPACYTRNDNSCFKVFRSQLPRKNDFYAYDPPPDEEPADNGDEQHLLSSGVKLCWLCGCPGQKACSRCHSVTYCSKEHQTIHWKQQHKKECCTEVGASSASEVHNPFLFPEWELVTEPEKLPAKNEESHDRLQQVDCASSELEETELESMALHESQDSKVFQKFKTCIATEPEQVLRYCRAGSPIWVSSEHVPSAAEVPKCLCGANRNFEFQIMPQLLNHLKVDRPDASIDWGILAIYTCADSCDQSNKYSPEFIWKQDITEDRAN is encoded by the exons ATGGCTGAAAATGActctcactctgaaaaagaAACCGGGGTTGTTTTAGGCTTTTTAGAGGAGGCAGAGCCCTGGCAACTCCACAGCGCCCAGTTCCCCAGTAAAGTCGGGGGGAAGCCCGCTTGGCTGAGCCACGTTCATTTACCAGGCCACCCTGAGTTGGTGTGTGAGAAATGTAAGCTGCCCCTCGGGTTTCTCCTGCAAGTCTATGCGCCGATTGTGGGAATCGAGCGAAGCTTTCATCGCACACTGTACGTGTTCTGCTGCAGGACCCCAGCCTGCTACACTAGAAACGACAACAGCTGTTTTAAAG TGTTCAGAAGTCAGTTACCAAGGAAAAATGACTTCTACGCCTATGATCCCCCACCTGACGAGGAGCCAGCTGACAATGGCGACGAACAGCACCTGCTCAGCTCTGGAGTTAAACTATGCTGGCTTTGCGGCTGCCCTGGACAGAAAGCTTGTTCACGCTGTCATTCAGTTACTTACTGCAGCAAAGAGCATCAGACCATACACTGGAAACAGCAGCACAAGAAAGAGTGCTGTACTGAAG TAGGAGCTTCCTCTGCTTCAGAGGTACACAATCCCTTTCTGTTTCCGGAGTGGGAGCTGGTTACAGAGCCCGAGAAGCTCCCAGCGAAGAATGAAGAATCACATGATCGTTTACAACAAGTGGACTGTGCTTCTTCAG AACTGGAGGAGACAGAGCTAGAGAGTATGGCTCTCCATGAATCCCAGGACAGTAAAGTGTTTCAGAAGTTTAAGACGTGCATAGCTACAGAACCTGAACAG GTCTTGCGTTATTGTAGAGCAGGGTCTCCAATTTGGGTGTCATCTGAACACGTGCCCAGTGCAGCAGAAGTACCAAAATGCCTGTGTGGTGCCAACAGAAATTTTGAATTTCAG ATTATGCCCCAGTTGCTAAATCACCTAAAAGTGGACAGACCTGACGCTAGTATAGACTGGGGAATACTGGCCATCTACACATGTGCGGACAGCTGTGACCAAAGCAACAAATACTCCCCCGAATTCATCTGGAAACAAGACATTACAGAGGACCGGGCAAACTAA
- the pdcd2 gene encoding programmed cell death protein 2 isoform X2, whose protein sequence is MAENDSHSEKETGVVLGFLEEAEPWQLHSAQFPSKVGGKPAWLSHVHLPGHPELVCEKCKLPLGFLLQVYAPIVGIERSFHRTLYVFCCRTPACYTRNDNSCFKVFRSQLPRKNDFYAYDPPPDEEPADNGDEQHLLSSGVKLCWLCGCPGQKACSRCHSVTYCSKEHQTIHWKQQHKKECCTEGASSASEVHNPFLFPEWELVTEPEKLPAKNEESHDRLQQVDCASSELEETELESMALHESQDSKVFQKFKTCIATEPEQVLRYCRAGSPIWVSSEHVPSAAEVPKCLCGANRNFEFQIMPQLLNHLKVDRPDASIDWGILAIYTCADSCDQSNKYSPEFIWKQDITEDRAN, encoded by the exons ATGGCTGAAAATGActctcactctgaaaaagaAACCGGGGTTGTTTTAGGCTTTTTAGAGGAGGCAGAGCCCTGGCAACTCCACAGCGCCCAGTTCCCCAGTAAAGTCGGGGGGAAGCCCGCTTGGCTGAGCCACGTTCATTTACCAGGCCACCCTGAGTTGGTGTGTGAGAAATGTAAGCTGCCCCTCGGGTTTCTCCTGCAAGTCTATGCGCCGATTGTGGGAATCGAGCGAAGCTTTCATCGCACACTGTACGTGTTCTGCTGCAGGACCCCAGCCTGCTACACTAGAAACGACAACAGCTGTTTTAAAG TGTTCAGAAGTCAGTTACCAAGGAAAAATGACTTCTACGCCTATGATCCCCCACCTGACGAGGAGCCAGCTGACAATGGCGACGAACAGCACCTGCTCAGCTCTGGAGTTAAACTATGCTGGCTTTGCGGCTGCCCTGGACAGAAAGCTTGTTCACGCTGTCATTCAGTTACTTACTGCAGCAAAGAGCATCAGACCATACACTGGAAACAGCAGCACAAGAAAGAGTGCTGTACTGAAG GAGCTTCCTCTGCTTCAGAGGTACACAATCCCTTTCTGTTTCCGGAGTGGGAGCTGGTTACAGAGCCCGAGAAGCTCCCAGCGAAGAATGAAGAATCACATGATCGTTTACAACAAGTGGACTGTGCTTCTTCAG AACTGGAGGAGACAGAGCTAGAGAGTATGGCTCTCCATGAATCCCAGGACAGTAAAGTGTTTCAGAAGTTTAAGACGTGCATAGCTACAGAACCTGAACAG GTCTTGCGTTATTGTAGAGCAGGGTCTCCAATTTGGGTGTCATCTGAACACGTGCCCAGTGCAGCAGAAGTACCAAAATGCCTGTGTGGTGCCAACAGAAATTTTGAATTTCAG ATTATGCCCCAGTTGCTAAATCACCTAAAAGTGGACAGACCTGACGCTAGTATAGACTGGGGAATACTGGCCATCTACACATGTGCGGACAGCTGTGACCAAAGCAACAAATACTCCCCCGAATTCATCTGGAAACAAGACATTACAGAGGACCGGGCAAACTAA